TCAAATGAAAAATTGAAAGAATTAGAGACGTTGACACCGCGCTGTACCCATCCAGAATCACAGTCTGTTCTGCCACCCTAAATCCTGTAGGGTCCGAAAAACCTTGATTTTCTGATGTTACTCTGCTAAAATAGGGATAAAAAGAGAGGAACAGACTACTCGTGCCTAAACTCATAATCACGCCGCCGCAGAACGCGGAATCACACGAATGGGCTGAACGTCTTCACAACGAATTACCCGTATACACCGTCGTCTTGCCAGAGACAGATGAAGCAGTCGCGAGACACCTCCCAGATGCAGATGCAGTCTACGGTTGGGTGTCGCCTGAACAACTGCCGTTGGCGAAAAGCCTCCGATGGCTACAGAACCCTGCCGCAGGTCCCTTCCCCGGCTACTACTATCCAGCACTCATTGACCATCCGGTCGTCGTCTGTAACCCGCGCGGTATCTACAACGACCATATCGCACAGCATATCATGATGTTCGTGCTTGCGCTTTCGCGTGGATTGCCGTATTATATGGACGCACAACGTGAAGGGGTCTGGAGCAAAGATGCCCGCAAAAGTGGATACATTGATCTCGCACAAGCGGTAGCACTAATTGTCGGTGTTGGCGGTATCGGGCATGAGACCGCACGCCTCTGTAATGAATTCGGGATGAAAGTAATCGGTGTTGACGCGCGCTGGGAGTATGAAGTCCATTTTGTGGAGAAACACGAACCTGCTGAACTGGACACACTCCTTCCGCTTGCCGACTTTGTGATCACCACGACACCGCACACACCCGAAACTGAGGGCATGTGGCACAAGGAGCGGTTTGCCCTGATGAAAAACACCGCTTACTTCATCAATATCGGGCGCGGCAAGACGACGAAACTCGCTGACCTCGTTTCGGCACTTGAAGAGGGTATCATTGCCGGGTGCGGTTTGGATGTCTTTGAAGTTGAACCGTTGCCTGTCGAAAGTCCATTGTGGCAATTGTCGAATGTGTTAATAACGCCACATATTGCTGTCAAAGATGCGGAGAATATTGAAGCACGGCGGTTTGAACTTTTCTTGGAAAACGCGCGTCGATTCGCTGAAGGCGAGCCGTTGAAAAACGTCGTCAATAAAGCGGTATGGTACTAAAAAGCAGGAGGTAGTGTGACAACAGTGAAACAACATCTTTTAAACGACGAGCAAATTCGCCATTTTATTGTCAACGGGTACGTCAACGTCACCGCTGATGTGCCGACACACATCCATGAAACCATCTATCACAAGACGGATGAACTTTTCGCTGGCGCGATAGATTTTCGAGGCGATCGGCAACACAACCCGCTCAATAACATTTTACCGTTAGTTCCGGAACTTCAAGTCGTCTTGGAGTCCCCAGAGGTGCGCGGCGCGCTTACCAGTATTTTGGGTAACGGATATGTCATGCATCCGCATCGGCACTGCCACCCCAATTTTACGGGAAGTAAACCGAGCGGAAAAGAGAACAGCGAAGAACGGTTGATGATGCCGCTTCACAAAGACGGACACGCCGGTGGAAAACGACCTCGTCACCGAACGCCGCGTTGGGCAATCCTGTTCTATTATCCACAACCCTGTCTCGCTGAGCAGGGACCGACTTGTATCATACCCGGAACGCAATACATCCGAGAATTCATGCTTGATGGCGAACGTCAACGGCACGAACCCCACGTCGAAGGTGGAAACGGGACGCGACGGCTCTCAGAGAATTTCCTGAATCGAAACCTCGTGCCAATGTCTGGTGAACTTGGCACTGTCTGGATTATGCACTTCGATATGGTGCATTCGTTTCTTCAAAACTATGTCTCCCTAAGTCGCTACGGCATGAAATTTGTCTTTATGCGTACGGAGCAACCCACAGCACCTTCATGGAACAGCGAGACCGATATTTGGCAACCGCCGGAAGTCAACCATGTCCCTTATGATGCCGAAATCCTCTGGACATATATCTGGAACTGGATGTCCGGCAAAGCAGATCTCTATGAAACCGAGCCTCTATCTGCCGCGCTGGATATAGAATCGGCAGTTACAGCACTGAGAGCAGACGACACAAGGGCGCGTATGGAAGCTGCCAACACCTTAGGTTTCATGCGTGAAGCTGCTGCCGAGGCGGTCCCCGCACTCATTGATGCCCTTGAAGATAGTTATGAACCGGTACGGCGAAACGCTATTTATGCCCTCGGTGCAATCGGGAAACCGGCTGTTGAGTCTCTTGCTGACGCGCTTGATGAAGAAAAAGAGGCGTTTGAGATGGAACCGATTCTCCATATCTGTGACGCAGCACACGGACTTGCTGCGGTTGGTGTCCCCGCTGTATCTGCGCTCGTATCTGCGTTGAAGGACGAACGCGAAAACGTCCGTGCTTCTGCGGCGTATGCGTTGGGTGAGATGGGACCTGTCGCAGCAGCGTCGGTTGACGCGCTTGTTGCATTGTTGACGGATGAATCGGAGGAGGTGCGTCGGCATACAATCTCGGCATTGGGTATGATTAAGGTGCCAACGTCGAAAACAGTTCCCGCGTTAGTGAGGGTTCTGGCGGATCGTGAAGACACAGATTTAGCGTTTTTTGCGGCGCAAGCGTTAACCCGTATTGGGCCCGATGCAGGAGAAGCTGTTCCCGCGTTAGGAGAGGCTTTGATGAGCGAGTCTGCTTATGTACGTGGATTCTCTTCGGAGGCGTTAAGCCGAATTGGCACTACCGAGGCGTTGCAGGCACTCGTACCGTTCCTTCGGACCGCACGTTGGTTTAACTACGTCAATAAGAGCATGCCAGTTTTCAGCATCGAGTTAACAGCATCCCCACCGAGCGATGCAGATTCTCTCACAAAACTGATTCAAGCGTGGGCAAAACAGAAGGACATCCCGTTGCCGAAAACAGAAGAAATCTTACAGGATTCTGATACACAATTTCAGGTGACATTCAGCGATGGCAGACGGGTGACTGCAAGAATTGAGGGCGACACGTTAAACCTCTATCATAAACGCCGAGTGGAGGCTGGATTTAAAGCGTATCGTTAGCCGAAATAACGCTGATAAAACTATAATAGTGTGATATTGTCTAAACCTTTTCTGTTGGTATGCGTCTTCTAATATAATTTGTATTGAAGCAAGTAGTAGAAAAGGATAGTAAACACCACATTTTATCAGGTTCTATGGAACTGTTTGTACCCGATGTCTATCTTTTTGCGTTAATTGGTTAATTGTACAAATTGGAGCATTTGGAGGATTGGGAAATGCCAAAATTAGCGGCTTTGAAAGCCTTAAAACTGGTAAATGTAAAAAAAACTACACTCTATAATGCCATGGGATGTCGGTATGGTAGTAATCACTATAGACGCTCGCGGTCGAGAAATCAAGGACACCGCACGCTTGCAACGCTGCTATGGTATGCTATCAATGCCCTTCCAAAACGAAAATAAGAAATAAATCAGAACAAACGCGGAATGCTGTGGCATATGCCATAAATTATTAAAAAATACCCAAGAAGTCGCTGCGTTGTAATCTGCGCGCAAGTGAAGATGGCAGGTTCTGTTTCTGGGGTTGCTGTTCCGTGAATGCCGAACAAATTTGTTGTCTTCATTAGATAAGGAATCTACCTTAAGGAAGGAACGATTCGTGTAAGGACGTGGCTCTATACCCACCTATTCTTTTCCGAGTTCATCTCTCGTTAGTTAGAGTCTTTAAGCAATCGATTGATGGTTTCTATGAGACTTTTGTTGCCTGCCTCTTTCGCTAATTTCAAAGCAGTTTGATAATCCTGTTTCGCTTCTGAGGTGCGTCCTAACGACGCTTTCATGAGTCCCCTACCATGGTAGGCTTTGGCGTAATCAGGTTTTAGTCTTATTGCAATATCGAAATCTGTCATAGCGGTTTTATATTTTTCCAGATTTGCCCTGGCAACTCCCCGATTGTAGTATGCGGAAGCATCATCTGGATCGAGCTGGATAGCTGTATCGTAATCTGCTATGGCGGCACTGTGCTGCTTTAGGGTTGCCTTAGCGACGCCTCGATTGTGATAGGCTTTGACGTGATCAGGTTTTAATCGGATTGTCATATCATAATCAGCGATTTCGGCGAAGTATTTTCCTAATTTACTATTTGCGATACCTCGATTGTAGTATGCTGAAGCGTGATCCGGTTTTAGGCGAATAGTTTCTGTATAGTCGGCAATCGCGGCATCATATTGTTCCAGTTTACGTTTGGCAATACCTCGGTTGTAATAGGCTGAGGCGTGGTCAGGTTTTAGTCGTATAGTTTCTGTATAGTCGGCAATCGCGGCACTATATTGCCCTAGTTCCTTCTTAGCGATGCCTCGATTGTAATAGGCTGATGCAGAATCTGGTTTTAAGCGAAGAACCTGAGTGTAATCGGCGATAGCACCTGCATAGTCCCCTAAATTGAGTTTCTTATTTCCCGAATTGAAATATGTCTTTGTAGGTATAGATTTACTGCCTTGCGTTAGAGGTTTGGCTGTTTCTGCGCGCGTGAGCAGGAGCTTGAGTTTGTTCACAGGAATCGCAAAATTAATATTCTGTGCATCCAGGTCTTGGTGAGCAGAAACAGACACACCAATAACCTCACCTTTACGATTTAATACGGGGCCCCCACTGCTTCCCGGAGAAATTGGTGCTGTCATTTGGAAACGGGTCTGAGCGTTCTCCCTCCGAATGCTGCTGATGATACCATCAGAGAATGTCCCTTCCATACCCTTCGGGTTACCAACGACGTACACTTCTGCACCAATCCTAATTGCATCGCTATCACCGAGCGACAAAGGTTGGATACCCTCAGCAATAACCTTTAGCAACACGAGGTCGTTGTCCTCGTCTGTGGCTGTGATACCTTCAATCGTGTATTTGGTATGTTTGCTGACCAATTTTGCGGTGCCTCGTGCAGCACCTTGGATGACGTGGAAATTGGTCGCAATCAAGTCTGGACGGACAAAAAAACCGCTACCAATACCGAGCGTTAAACCGGTACTATCCTGCATCTCTAAGTAAACCGTAGCGGCTAATGCATTCTCAGCGATCTCCTCGGTCGTTTGGGTGGGCGATGTTGTTGCAGTGGTGAGTAGGATTATGACCACAACCGTTGCATACAATATACGTGTAATCACTTTGAGGTTCCTTTGCTATTGTTTTTCGACGTTTTTGGGTTAAGGGAGTCCTGACGTGTCAGTATACCACATTTCTATTTTTTTAAGACAAGTTTCCAATTGATTTTCTATGCCAAATTTGCTAAAATAATAAAAAAAACCGTTCTTTGAGACTCTTCTGTTTTCCCTTAATTCAAAATGCGTAGCTCGTAATGAAGCAGATCGCTTATGGGGTTTTTGCTTGGGGGTTTCTTCAAGGACGCTGCAAAATGGAGAGCGGATATAAAAAAGGGGCATGTCAAAATTCAAACCCACATTGTTTAACCGCAAGGAATAATTAAAATAATGGATTGTATCTTTTGTGCGATTGTTGCTGGTGAGATTCCGGCAGCCAAAGTATATGAAGATGAACATGTCTTCGCGTTTATGGATATTGCCCCTGCAAACCCAGGGCATACCCTCGTGATACCGAAGCAGCACTATCGAAATATCTTTGATATGCCCGTAGAGGTCGGCACTAAAATTATGCAAGCCGCGATTCCGATCGCAAACGCGATTCGGGTAGCATTAACCCCTGATGGGCTTAATCTGTTTCAATCGAATGAAGCTGCAGGATTTCAAACTGTTTTCCATTTCCATCTGCACCTAATTCCGCGATGGGAAGGCGATCCGCTTCGGTTACCGTGGCGACCGAGCGAGGGTGATATGGATGAAATCAACAATATTGCAGCAAAGATTCAGGATGCTTTGTAGACGCAGTTCACAGATGATTTTTGTCCTGCACCGATAGGTCCTTAAACCTTTTAACACCCGATGTTGTATGTCCGCATCGGAAACCCGATTTTGACATCGGAAAAATCGGAGCAGAAACCTAATAATTAAAAAAATAAAAATTATGAATATTTTGATTACCTCCGCCGGTTCCGAACTGGCGCGCAATATAGCAGGCGTATTGAAAGAAGAACATACGCTCCGCTTAACGGAATTATATTCTGTTGAAAATGTTGAAGGCACATTCGTGCAAAGCGAACTTGGGCACGACGAATCGACCAACGAACTTGTCCGCGGCATGGATGCTATTATACACATCGCCGAAGTCCCGCACGATCTCCTCGCTGAAGCCGATCAATCGGACAATTACGCTATCGACTACCAGACGCGCTGCACCTATAATCTATTGATGGCAGCGTCGGCGGAAGGTGTGAAACATGCTATTTACGCAAGCACACTCCGCCTTTTCGAGCAACACGGTGAAGACTGGACCGTCACAGAGAGTTGGCGACCGCGTCCGTCAGTCGATAGTTTTGTGCTTTCAAAACATCTCGGTGAGTTCACGTGCAGAGAATTCGGTCGCGAGGGTAAAATCGACGTGACATGCCTCCGCCTCGGCAATCTCATCACAGTTGATGCCGTAGCAACCACCGAATATGACTCGATGTGGCTTGAAATGAATGATGCAGTCGCTGCTTTCCAAGGCGCGCTTGGATCTTCGTCGCCGTGGCGAATTTTTCATGTCCAATCAGAGTTTCCGGGTTCCCGATTCTCGATTGGGAAAGCCAAGGGACATCTAAACTTCGATCCGCAATTCGTACCATCACAGACAAAGGAGGCGTAGCATGAAGGTTCTCATTTTAGGCGGTAACGGTTATCTCGGACCACATGTCGTCAAAGCGTTGGAGCCTTATTATACTTTGCGCGTTACGGACATCAACGACATTGAAACGAAGCATGAATCGATGCATATTGATGTCGGTTCGTTGGATCAGGTCATGCGCGCCACTGAAGGAATGGACGCAATTCTCAACTGCTCCGTGCTCCGACACGACGGACAACTGGCTTTTGATGTCAGCACGCGTGGGTGTTATAATACAATGCGCGCCGCTGTTGAGCACGGGATCCGCCGCGTCATCAACACCGGCCCACATTTCACCATTCAAGGTGATGATTATACGACCTACGATTATGAAATTAATCCGGATGTTCCACCTCACACAAGCACCGGACTCTATCCGTTGACGAAAGGATTAGGACAGGAAATCTGTAAGGTCTTCACTGAGCATTACGACATCTATGTTCTCTGTTATCTGTTTCTCAGTTTCCGGGAACACGAAGACCAAGCGGAAGGCACCGATCTCAACCCGTTTTCTGTCAGTTGGCGGGATGCAGGTGAAGCGTTCCGGCTCGGTTTGGAGATTGATCTGGAAGACCTCCCTTCACGTTGTGAAATTTTCAATATCTTCGCAGACCTGCCGCATCAGCAGTTCTCGAATATCAAAACGAAACGTATCTTAGGGTTTACGCCGCAGGATAACTTTGAGCGGATGTGGCATAAGAAGAATTGAGTTACTCGGATACCTATTCTGCGCACACAGAGTAAGTTGAAGCCCACGGAAAGAAGTTAGGCTTAACCTATGAAGATTGAACTCTTAGCACATCGCGGGGGCATGGGGCGTGCCCCTGAAAACACCCTCGCTTCCTTTAAGCAAGCGTTGGCAGACGGTGCCGATGGATATGAGTACGATGTCTGTCTTACGCAGGATAAACAACCTGTGTTGATCCATGTCGACTTCAACCGAAATGATATACGGAAAGCTACAGGATGTACAACGCCGCTCAGTGAACTGAACTGGAAAGATGTTCAACAATTAACAGCGGTAGACTCGGATGAGCCGGTTGCACACCTTGATGATGCTCTCCGATTTACACGGGAAAACCAGATGCCGTGCTTCATTGAGCCGAAGGCGGACACGCCAGAACTGCTCCCTATCATTGTCCAACGCGTACGCAACTTCGAGGTCGTCCATCTCACCAGTATCCTCACTTTTTACCTCCGGAAGCAGCTACTTGTTGATGCCAAACATTTAGAACCGAGGTTAGGGACGAGCGCAATACTCATCAATCCGATGGCGAATTTCCTCAAAGCAGCCGCCGCAATTGATGCAGACCGCATGATCTTAGGGTGGAGCCGGATTAACCACTTTAAACTCTATAATACTTTCGTACCCACTGTTACGCGGCAGCTCAAGCAACTTCGGAAAAATGGGATTGTTGTGGAAGCCGGGTTCATTCAGACGGCAAAGGATGTTGCTTGGGCAATCAAAAACGGCGTTGAAGGATTGTGGGCAGATGATGTGCCTTACATCAGAAGTTGTCTCAAGGAAATTTAACTATCGCACCTGCCTTTAAAAGTTTGATCCCAACCATCCCGACAGAGAACACGAATTATGAACACTACTATCTGCAACCCCCTGTTAAGAACCCCTCTCTCTCTTATCGTTGACGATTCGTGTCCGGTCATCAATCTTACCTATTATTGGATACAGCAGCGACACGCATGGAAAGCACGGCATCAGCCCGGTGTGCCACCTGACCGTTGGGAGGGAAACGCCTCTCAACTGAAAAAAATACCGCCAACAATCCCCGCAGATTTCGCAGCAGAATGGGCAGAATGGTGTTGGGAGAACGGTGTGAAAGGTAAATTCAGCCTTATTCCTTATCCCGCTGGAATTGGGCGCGTTGATGAGGGGTTTCCCGATTTTTCGGCGTTGGAATATCAGGCATGGCTGCGAGTTTACCGAGAACTTATCTGGCCCAGTTTCGATTTGACACCGGAGATGCTCACGCATACGACTGTCGTTGATCTGGACACATTCACGCTCACCGAGGCGTGGGAACAGGTCGAATGGGTAGATCCGCCTGTTGATAATAGGCTCACAGACTATATCATCACAGCGATGGAAATGCTTGATAATGTCGGCATTCCGTGTGAAGGCGTGACCAGCCCGGGTGCCTTCGGAAAACGCCAAGAGGCAGCGTATGCCAAAGCCGTGCTAACTGCCTCTCAACATGTCAATAACAACCCACGACCCTTCTATTTCCTCTGGCTCAAACACGACGAACTTCCTGATGTGCCTATCTGGTATGTTGAGAAGGAGAACGGAATCGCAATTGCCAGTATTGTCGCATGTGCTGGCGACTGGTTCGGTGGATGGACAGGCTACGACTTAGGCGATGCTGACCGCTTTATCACGGAAGATTTGCAAGGCGGTCGCTTGCCACCAATTCTGGAAAAGGAACTTCCGTGTGTCCTGGTCGGACATTGGCCCGGGTTCTATTTCAACGGTGAAAAATGTGGGTTTGACATATTGAAGACTGTTAAGGCGAGACTTGACAATTATGATCCGGATGGCACGAAAACGCTTTGGATGAAAACCTCAGAAATCGGTCATTATTGGATGGCACGTGAACTCACTGATATCTCAGTCTCGGAACAAAATGCTTCTTGCCCCCCTGAGAAGGGGGGTAGGGGGGTTACGCGAGAGATTAACCTCTCTACTCAATTCCCTACAGCAAACTTTACACTCGCTATTGATGCACCGATACGTCATGTTCAGGTCAACGGGTGGGACCTGCGCGAAGTTCATTCCCGACGCGATTTTCAGAGCGATACATTTCTCTGTGAAGCCAAGCAGACGTTTGTCGCCTTTGATTTGGAAATTGGTGACACGGAACTTACCGTTACGGTATAAGGATACGTCCGCCACTTGCAATAACAGTTGATCCTGTCATATAACTTGATTCCTCGCTTAAGAGGAACGCGATCACATCTGCCATCTCTTCCGGTTCGCCGAGCCTACCAAGCGGTGTTGTTGAACGCAGCTGCTCAACCATTTCTGTTGAGACTTCGCCTAACATGTCTGTCGCTATTGCACCCGGCGCGACCGAGTTGATACGTATATTGTGGGGTGCAAGCGGACCACAGCACGATTTCGTCAACGAGATAACTCCGGCTTTCGCTGCCGCGTAAGGCAGCTGATTCGGACGGACTGCCAACGCAGCAATCGACGACACATTAACAATACGTCCAAATTGCCGCTCAATCATTCC
This sequence is a window from Candidatus Poribacteria bacterium. Protein-coding genes within it:
- a CDS encoding D-2-hydroxyacid dehydrogenase, coding for MPKLIITPPQNAESHEWAERLHNELPVYTVVLPETDEAVARHLPDADAVYGWVSPEQLPLAKSLRWLQNPAAGPFPGYYYPALIDHPVVVCNPRGIYNDHIAQHIMMFVLALSRGLPYYMDAQREGVWSKDARKSGYIDLAQAVALIVGVGGIGHETARLCNEFGMKVIGVDARWEYEVHFVEKHEPAELDTLLPLADFVITTTPHTPETEGMWHKERFALMKNTAYFINIGRGKTTKLADLVSALEEGIIAGCGLDVFEVEPLPVESPLWQLSNVLITPHIAVKDAENIEARRFELFLENARRFAEGEPLKNVVNKAVWY
- a CDS encoding HEAT repeat domain-containing protein, with protein sequence MKQHLLNDEQIRHFIVNGYVNVTADVPTHIHETIYHKTDELFAGAIDFRGDRQHNPLNNILPLVPELQVVLESPEVRGALTSILGNGYVMHPHRHCHPNFTGSKPSGKENSEERLMMPLHKDGHAGGKRPRHRTPRWAILFYYPQPCLAEQGPTCIIPGTQYIREFMLDGERQRHEPHVEGGNGTRRLSENFLNRNLVPMSGELGTVWIMHFDMVHSFLQNYVSLSRYGMKFVFMRTEQPTAPSWNSETDIWQPPEVNHVPYDAEILWTYIWNWMSGKADLYETEPLSAALDIESAVTALRADDTRARMEAANTLGFMREAAAEAVPALIDALEDSYEPVRRNAIYALGAIGKPAVESLADALDEEKEAFEMEPILHICDAAHGLAAVGVPAVSALVSALKDERENVRASAAYALGEMGPVAAASVDALVALLTDESEEVRRHTISALGMIKVPTSKTVPALVRVLADREDTDLAFFAAQALTRIGPDAGEAVPALGEALMSESAYVRGFSSEALSRIGTTEALQALVPFLRTARWFNYVNKSMPVFSIELTASPPSDADSLTKLIQAWAKQKDIPLPKTEEILQDSDTQFQVTFSDGRRVTARIEGDTLNLYHKRRVEAGFKAYR
- a CDS encoding tetratricopeptide repeat protein, translating into MITRILYATVVVIILLTTATTSPTQTTEEIAENALAATVYLEMQDSTGLTLGIGSGFFVRPDLIATNFHVIQGAARGTAKLVSKHTKYTIEGITATDEDNDLVLLKVIAEGIQPLSLGDSDAIRIGAEVYVVGNPKGMEGTFSDGIISSIRRENAQTRFQMTAPISPGSSGGPVLNRKGEVIGVSVSAHQDLDAQNINFAIPVNKLKLLLTRAETAKPLTQGSKSIPTKTYFNSGNKKLNLGDYAGAIADYTQVLRLKPDSASAYYNRGIAKKELGQYSAAIADYTETIRLKPDHASAYYNRGIAKRKLEQYDAAIADYTETIRLKPDHASAYYNRGIANSKLGKYFAEIADYDMTIRLKPDHVKAYHNRGVAKATLKQHSAAIADYDTAIQLDPDDASAYYNRGVARANLEKYKTAMTDFDIAIRLKPDYAKAYHGRGLMKASLGRTSEAKQDYQTALKLAKEAGNKSLIETINRLLKDSN
- a CDS encoding HIT family protein, which codes for MDCIFCAIVAGEIPAAKVYEDEHVFAFMDIAPANPGHTLVIPKQHYRNIFDMPVEVGTKIMQAAIPIANAIRVALTPDGLNLFQSNEAAGFQTVFHFHLHLIPRWEGDPLRLPWRPSEGDMDEINNIAAKIQDAL
- a CDS encoding NAD(P)-dependent oxidoreductase is translated as MNILITSAGSELARNIAGVLKEEHTLRLTELYSVENVEGTFVQSELGHDESTNELVRGMDAIIHIAEVPHDLLAEADQSDNYAIDYQTRCTYNLLMAASAEGVKHAIYASTLRLFEQHGEDWTVTESWRPRPSVDSFVLSKHLGEFTCREFGREGKIDVTCLRLGNLITVDAVATTEYDSMWLEMNDAVAAFQGALGSSSPWRIFHVQSEFPGSRFSIGKAKGHLNFDPQFVPSQTKEA
- a CDS encoding NAD(P)-dependent oxidoreductase is translated as MKVLILGGNGYLGPHVVKALEPYYTLRVTDINDIETKHESMHIDVGSLDQVMRATEGMDAILNCSVLRHDGQLAFDVSTRGCYNTMRAAVEHGIRRVINTGPHFTIQGDDYTTYDYEINPDVPPHTSTGLYPLTKGLGQEICKVFTEHYDIYVLCYLFLSFREHEDQAEGTDLNPFSVSWRDAGEAFRLGLEIDLEDLPSRCEIFNIFADLPHQQFSNIKTKRILGFTPQDNFERMWHKKN
- a CDS encoding glycerophosphodiester phosphodiesterase, with amino-acid sequence MKIELLAHRGGMGRAPENTLASFKQALADGADGYEYDVCLTQDKQPVLIHVDFNRNDIRKATGCTTPLSELNWKDVQQLTAVDSDEPVAHLDDALRFTRENQMPCFIEPKADTPELLPIIVQRVRNFEVVHLTSILTFYLRKQLLVDAKHLEPRLGTSAILINPMANFLKAAAAIDADRMILGWSRINHFKLYNTFVPTVTRQLKQLRKNGIVVEAGFIQTAKDVAWAIKNGVEGLWADDVPYIRSCLKEI